The proteins below are encoded in one region of Ferroplasma acidiphilum:
- a CDS encoding AbrB/MazE/SpoVT family DNA-binding domain-containing protein — protein MNKYYTHNYYGDKNEDRAEGQILIPKEIRTITGIKENTEVIVSLNDDCIVIKKSKPATESYFTYYAATYSKKLKNNIDINKILDRECDRDFLH, from the coding sequence ATAAATAAATATTATACACATAACTATTATGGAGATAAAAATGAAGATAGGGCCGAGGGGCAGATCCTTATCCCGAAAGAAATCAGGACTATAACCGGGATAAAAGAGAATACAGAAGTCATAGTATCATTAAATGATGATTGCATAGTTATTAAAAAATCGAAACCAGCAACTGAAAGTTACTTTACTTATTATGCGGCCACATATTCTAAGAAATTGAAAAATAATATAGATATAAATAAAATATTGGATAGGGAGTGTGACCGAGATTTTCTACATTGA
- a CDS encoding acyl-CoA dehydrogenase family protein, whose product MDFSLSDEQKLLRKNTAEFLEKNLKPFVREIDNNGEIPVEFFRKAGENGIISPLIKLKYGGPSLSFMDSVIISEEIARIDTSMATSVYYLLNTSWAYVLQKYGKQELKDKLLPEIANGSRFIGIASTEPSGGSDVANITTTGRIENGKVIINGEKMYISGAVEAKKNGGGHLTLVKTKEGVGHKGITMVYVPANADGIEITKLNNMGRMGISTSGIKYTNVEVPEENIIGEINEGFYYSMDGFNHARIMVAAACNGLSYKMLEEGLNYIKERKAFGKHLSDFEAISFEAADLRTDIEMAALLNYKAAYLADVEDPDFYIYSSMSKLKSPQIAMDTTKKVMMWFGAYGYTKDSGIEMAARGIFSYLVGAEGALNIMKVIISKAILK is encoded by the coding sequence ATGGATTTTTCATTAAGTGATGAACAGAAACTGCTAAGAAAAAATACTGCAGAGTTTTTAGAAAAGAATTTAAAGCCTTTTGTCAGGGAAATAGACAACAATGGAGAAATTCCTGTTGAATTTTTCAGGAAAGCTGGAGAAAATGGCATTATTTCACCATTAATAAAACTGAAATATGGTGGGCCAAGCCTGTCATTCATGGATTCGGTAATTATATCTGAGGAAATAGCCAGGATAGATACCAGTATGGCAACATCTGTATACTATTTATTGAATACTTCATGGGCATATGTACTCCAGAAGTATGGAAAACAGGAACTTAAGGATAAACTGTTGCCAGAAATAGCGAATGGAAGCAGGTTTATCGGCATAGCATCTACAGAACCGTCCGGAGGGAGTGATGTTGCGAATATCACAACAACGGGAAGAATAGAAAATGGAAAGGTAATTATCAACGGAGAGAAGATGTACATAAGCGGCGCAGTGGAAGCCAAAAAGAATGGAGGCGGCCACCTTACTCTTGTTAAAACAAAGGAAGGAGTCGGGCATAAAGGGATAACAATGGTATATGTCCCTGCTAACGCAGATGGCATTGAAATTACAAAATTAAATAACATGGGCAGGATGGGTATTTCTACCTCAGGGATAAAATATACAAATGTGGAAGTGCCCGAAGAGAATATAATAGGCGAAATAAACGAAGGATTTTACTATTCCATGGATGGGTTTAACCATGCACGTATAATGGTAGCTGCAGCATGCAACGGATTATCTTACAAAATGCTGGAAGAGGGATTGAACTACATTAAGGAAAGGAAAGCATTCGGGAAACACCTCAGCGACTTTGAGGCCATATCATTCGAAGCTGCAGATTTAAGAACGGATATAGAAATGGCAGCACTGTTAAACTACAAAGCTGCATACCTTGCAGATGTGGAAGACCCCGATTTTTATATATATAGCTCTATGTCCAAGCTTAAATCTCCCCAGATAGCAATGGATACGACAAAAAAGGTAATGATGTGGTTCGGTGCTTATGGCTATACAAAGGATTCAGGAATAGAGATGGCTGCAAGAGGAATATTCTCCTATCTTGTTGGTGCAGAAGGGGCATTGAATATCATGAAAGTTATTATATCTAAAGCAATTTTGAAATAA
- a CDS encoding ATP-binding cassette domain-containing protein, translating into MDGIYFGNATKKFDDITIFENSTFRVDKGVTLLISPNGSGKSTIIYLIMGNYRINSGEIYVNGYNPVNNHRLAFLNTSLMPENPVYFGSGTVREHISLFSRLKGVASSEIYGFLSYFKMEHIINSRISSLSMGEAQILYISCYLSGNYKLYIFDEPNSNLDQPNRRRFAEAVKLKQLNSNSIFLITSHINDELNQQANQILTITGNKVRAFYRDDINIAYALKFYDIKTVEGKLKGLKHFMVNDSIVIKNASIRDIIDVIPESNIKEITRIPPAMVEYYENQK; encoded by the coding sequence ATGGATGGAATATACTTTGGCAATGCAACCAAGAAGTTCGACGATATAACTATATTCGAAAACTCTACATTCAGAGTTGATAAGGGAGTTACACTTTTAATCTCCCCAAATGGTTCCGGCAAAAGCACAATTATTTATTTAATAATGGGAAATTACCGCATTAACTCAGGGGAAATATACGTTAACGGCTATAATCCAGTGAACAATCACAGACTGGCTTTTTTAAATACATCGTTAATGCCTGAGAATCCAGTATATTTTGGTTCCGGGACTGTCAGGGAACATATTAGCCTGTTTTCTCGCTTAAAAGGAGTGGCCAGTTCCGAAATATATGGATTTTTGTCATATTTTAAGATGGAACATATTATAAATTCAAGGATATCTTCCTTAAGTATGGGAGAGGCACAGATACTGTACATATCATGTTATTTATCAGGAAACTATAAATTATATATATTTGATGAGCCAAATTCTAACCTTGACCAGCCAAACAGGAGGAGATTCGCTGAAGCTGTAAAATTAAAGCAATTAAATTCTAATTCTATATTTTTGATTACAAGCCACATAAACGATGAATTAAACCAGCAGGCAAATCAAATATTAACAATTACAGGAAATAAAGTCAGGGCATTTTACAGGGATGATATAAATATAGCCTACGCCCTGAAATTTTATGACATTAAAACTGTGGAGGGGAAATTAAAAGGATTAAAACATTTTATGGTTAACGATTCAATAGTCATTAAGAACGCTTCAATAAGGGATATAATAGACGTTATACCTGAAAGCAATATAAAGGAAATTACCAGAATTCCTCCTGCGATGGTTGAGTATTATGAGAATCAAAAATAA